The sequence CTGAGCACGGTCCGTTCCCGCTCCCGTTCCTGTTCGCGTTCTCCTTCCCGTCGCTGAATCCACCAGCGGACTCCTCTGTACGAAAGGCAGTGCCATGCGGCTCACTGTCATCGGCACCGGCTATCTCGGTGCCACCCACGCCGCCTGTATGGCGGAGCTCGGGCACGAGGTGCTCGGGGTCGACGTCGATCCGGACAAGGTCGCCGCGCTGCGGGCGGGACGGGTGCCGTTCCACGAACCGGTGCTCCCGGAGCTGCTCGCCAAGCACACCGCGAGCGGGCGGCTGCGGTTCACCACGTCCTACGAGGAGGCCGCGGCCTTCGGCGAGGTGCACTTCCTCTGCGTGGGCACCCCGCAGCGGGGGGACTCCGAGGGCGCCGACCTGCGATACGTGGACTCGGCGTTCGAGTCGATGGCCCGGTACGCGAGCGAGGGCGCGCTCCTGGTGGGCAAGTCGACCGTGCCCGTGGGCACCGCCCAGCGGCTCGCGGACACCCACACCGCCGTGGAGATCGCCTGGAACCCCGAGTTCCTGCGCGAGGGCTTCGCCGTCGAGGACACCCTGCGCCCCGACCGGCTGGTCCTCGGGGTCGGATCGCAGCGCGCCGAAACGTTGCTGCGCGAGGTCTACGCGCCCGTCATCGGCGCGGGGACTCCGGTGGTCACCGCCGACTTCCCGACCGCCGAGCTGGTCAAGACGGCCGCGAACGCCTTCCTCGCCACCAAGATCTCGTTCATCAACGCCATGGCGGAGATGTGCGAGGCCACCGGCGGCGATGTCTCCGTACTGGCGGAGGCGATCGGCCACGACGACCGCATCGGGAAGAAGTTCCTGCGGGCCGGCGTCGGCTTCGGCGGTGGCTGCCTGCCCAAGGACATCCGGGCCTTCGCGCACCGCGCCGACGAGCTGGGGGTGTCCCTGGCCTTCCTGCG is a genomic window of Streptomyces sp. NBC_00414 containing:
- a CDS encoding UDP-glucose dehydrogenase family protein, whose translation is MRLTVIGTGYLGATHAACMAELGHEVLGVDVDPDKVAALRAGRVPFHEPVLPELLAKHTASGRLRFTTSYEEAAAFGEVHFLCVGTPQRGDSEGADLRYVDSAFESMARYASEGALLVGKSTVPVGTAQRLADTHTAVEIAWNPEFLREGFAVEDTLRPDRLVLGVGSQRAETLLREVYAPVIGAGTPVVTADFPTAELVKTAANAFLATKISFINAMAEMCEATGGDVSVLAEAIGHDDRIGKKFLRAGVGFGGGCLPKDIRAFAHRADELGVSLAFLREVDAINMRRRDRVVELSRELCGGAVLGARIAVLGAAFKPDSDDIRDSPALNVAARLRLDGADVTVYDPEAMDNARKAFPLLGYALSAEDALRGADLVLHLTEWPQFRELAPERARALVARPRIVDGRGTLDGATWAAAGWQFRALGRPAPGGEG